A portion of the Sphaerochaeta pleomorpha str. Grapes genome contains these proteins:
- the ftsZ gene encoding cell division protein FtsZ, with translation MDFGMFEVEDMVQDEQATATVIKVLGVGGAGGNAVNRMIASGLKKVQFVAMNTDMQALQRSNAQIRIPIGKELTSGLGAGGVPEVGEKAAQESKDDIRRELENADMVFITAGMGGGTGTGAAPVVAEIAKSCNALTVAVVTTPFAFEGKKKLMLAQAGIEKLRKQVDTLIIIPNQYLLKVVENNTPIKQAFLMADEVLYMGVQGVSELITEPGEINIDFADVRTVMKGKGDALMGIGFGEGANRAVDAARQAISNPLLENATIEGAKSVLVNLSGSDNLTLQEYQDVVEIITENCAEDALIIAGQAFNPELGDRIKVTVVATGFDRKEEVIGAELADSSTARRRYANSASERPEANESEKSRKSEGESDVGSIQVNRWQDLQKQIGKAPVGTPSDYTIPAVLRYSRNPEEK, from the coding sequence ATGGATTTCGGAATGTTTGAAGTAGAAGATATGGTTCAGGACGAGCAGGCGACTGCAACTGTCATCAAAGTCCTCGGCGTGGGCGGTGCCGGGGGAAATGCAGTAAACCGGATGATTGCAAGCGGTCTGAAAAAAGTCCAGTTCGTGGCAATGAACACGGATATGCAGGCTTTGCAACGCTCCAACGCCCAGATCAGGATTCCTATCGGCAAGGAACTAACCAGTGGTCTTGGTGCAGGGGGTGTACCCGAGGTCGGTGAGAAGGCCGCCCAGGAGAGCAAGGACGACATCCGCAGGGAGCTGGAAAACGCCGATATGGTATTCATCACCGCAGGAATGGGCGGCGGTACCGGTACCGGGGCAGCCCCGGTCGTGGCCGAGATTGCAAAGAGTTGCAACGCGCTTACCGTGGCAGTGGTTACCACCCCGTTCGCCTTTGAGGGGAAAAAGAAACTGATGCTTGCCCAGGCAGGTATCGAGAAACTCCGCAAACAGGTCGATACGCTCATCATCATTCCCAACCAGTACCTGTTGAAGGTCGTGGAGAACAATACCCCGATCAAGCAGGCTTTCCTCATGGCCGACGAAGTGCTGTACATGGGAGTGCAGGGAGTCAGTGAGCTTATTACCGAACCCGGCGAGATAAATATCGACTTTGCAGACGTACGCACTGTCATGAAGGGCAAGGGCGATGCCTTGATGGGCATCGGCTTTGGTGAGGGAGCCAACAGGGCGGTCGATGCAGCCCGCCAGGCCATCAGCAACCCGCTTCTGGAGAATGCTACCATCGAGGGTGCCAAGAGCGTACTGGTAAACCTTTCTGGAAGCGACAACCTTACCTTGCAGGAATACCAGGATGTAGTCGAGATCATCACCGAGAACTGTGCCGAGGATGCCCTTATCATTGCAGGGCAGGCTTTCAACCCCGAGCTGGGGGACAGGATAAAGGTAACGGTCGTGGCGACGGGTTTTGACCGGAAGGAAGAGGTCATCGGGGCCGAGCTGGCCGATAGCAGTACTGCAAGAAGACGGTATGCGAATTCCGCAAGTGAGAGACCCGAGGCTAACGAGAGTGAGAAATCGAGAAAGAGCGAGGGTGAAAGCGACGTAGGTTCAATCCAGGTGAACAGGTGGCAGGATTTGCAAAAGCAGATCGGCAAAGCCCCTGTGGGAACACCTAGCGACTATACCATTCCTGCCGTTCTCCGATATTCGCGGAACCCGGAAGAAAAATAG
- a CDS encoding cell division protein FtsQ/DivIB, with product MKRISLRAKLSILLLCSLSAIFYFSLRAIPAFEISSVKVTVGEGGEKIPHAVEKELVSLRGLSIFAVNLYSLEKRLASLAVVKKISIKRVLPSSLVVHLSVAQPTALVSSTDENGVQDGLFLVKNGVLLPLDREDWSLYKNGPVCVEVPSGYASMLQEYGTDETFLKVMELASSIDADSSLITRIKYDNNSSNSFGKMVLEFSSLNAQIWVREPVSTERVASAVSLVIGEQANSLSFLSTGPLRYDLYERAMVRRF from the coding sequence ATGAAAAGGATTTCCTTGAGGGCTAAGCTTAGTATCCTGTTGCTTTGCTCCCTGTCTGCAATCTTTTACTTTTCCCTCAGGGCTATCCCTGCTTTTGAAATCTCCTCGGTAAAGGTAACCGTGGGGGAAGGTGGGGAGAAAATTCCTCATGCAGTGGAAAAGGAGCTGGTTTCCCTTCGTGGCCTGAGTATCTTTGCCGTTAACCTGTATTCGCTTGAAAAGAGACTTGCCTCCCTTGCCGTAGTAAAAAAGATATCGATAAAAAGGGTGTTGCCCTCCAGTCTTGTCGTACATCTTTCGGTGGCTCAGCCAACGGCCCTTGTCAGTTCCACTGATGAAAATGGAGTCCAGGATGGTTTGTTCCTTGTGAAAAACGGCGTTCTGCTTCCTTTGGACCGGGAAGACTGGTCCTTGTATAAAAATGGGCCGGTATGTGTTGAAGTTCCCTCAGGATATGCTAGTATGTTGCAGGAATACGGAACCGATGAGACATTTTTGAAGGTGATGGAACTTGCTTCCTCCATCGATGCAGATTCCTCCTTGATAACTCGTATAAAATACGATAATAATAGCAGTAACAGCTTTGGAAAGATGGTGTTGGAATTCTCATCCCTGAATGCCCAGATTTGGGTAAGGGAACCTGTAAGCACGGAGCGTGTCGCTTCAGCGGTTTCCCTGGTAATCGGAGAACAGGCGAATTCTCTTTCCTTCCTCAGCACAGGCCCTCTACGCTATGACCTGTATGAGAGGGCAATGGTGCGTAGATTTTGA
- the ftsA gene encoding cell division protein FtsA, with protein sequence MAGDKMLMGLDIGTSRTRCVIGSVSREGLLMVDSICERPSEGVRAGSIVNIEQTLKTIQSVINEAELQAGAEISEVIIGIGGENIVGIPSTGVVGINSKDQEIKREDIFRSLEVARAFELPQDREILHTLVQDFQIDGQVGIKDPIDMLGHRLESRVLIVTASSSICQNERKCIQRSGLTVQRMVLQSLADSEVVLSPEEKEMGTILINIGSGVSNMIAYSHGAPVFTSGVNFGGEAVTADIAYILNKTRAVAEQIKCESGHSYVPSVSSDDMVTIPQVGGLPSIRMPKKELSKVIEPRMAEIFSRLQNDLEKANVQGSYGGGVVLVGGGALLSGVTELASEIFRLPARLGFPEAIGGLDRNYISPCYTTVLGLLKSEARKVKEGGTSSKTHRDNPRRQENGPVSKVKRFFRTLF encoded by the coding sequence ATGGCTGGTGATAAAATGTTGATGGGGCTTGATATTGGCACAAGCCGGACCCGATGCGTGATCGGTTCAGTGAGCCGGGAAGGCCTGTTGATGGTCGATAGCATTTGTGAACGTCCGAGTGAAGGTGTCAGAGCCGGTTCAATCGTCAATATTGAGCAAACTTTGAAAACCATCCAATCGGTGATAAATGAAGCGGAGTTGCAGGCAGGGGCCGAAATCTCGGAAGTTATTATCGGGATCGGGGGTGAGAACATCGTAGGGATTCCCAGCACGGGTGTGGTTGGGATCAACAGCAAGGACCAGGAAATCAAGCGCGAGGATATTTTTCGTTCCCTTGAGGTAGCCAGGGCCTTCGAATTGCCCCAGGATCGTGAGATTTTGCATACGCTTGTCCAGGATTTCCAGATTGACGGACAGGTCGGGATAAAAGACCCGATCGATATGCTTGGGCACCGGCTCGAGAGCCGAGTCCTCATTGTTACGGCAAGCTCCTCCATCTGCCAGAACGAGCGCAAATGTATCCAGCGTTCAGGGCTTACCGTACAGCGTATGGTACTCCAGAGCCTTGCAGATTCCGAGGTTGTTCTCAGTCCAGAGGAAAAGGAAATGGGAACTATCCTGATCAATATCGGCAGTGGCGTTTCCAATATGATTGCCTATTCCCATGGAGCGCCGGTATTTACCAGCGGTGTCAATTTCGGGGGAGAGGCAGTTACTGCCGATATTGCCTATATTCTCAACAAGACCAGGGCAGTGGCAGAACAGATTAAATGTGAATCAGGCCACAGTTATGTACCTTCTGTATCAAGCGATGATATGGTAACCATTCCTCAGGTCGGGGGGTTGCCCTCGATCAGAATGCCCAAGAAGGAACTGAGCAAGGTTATCGAGCCGCGGATGGCTGAGATATTTTCCCGTTTGCAGAATGATCTGGAAAAAGCCAATGTGCAGGGATCGTATGGGGGAGGGGTCGTCCTTGTCGGTGGAGGGGCTCTGCTTAGCGGGGTGACTGAATTGGCAAGCGAGATTTTCCGTCTTCCGGCCCGATTGGGTTTTCCCGAGGCTATCGGCGGACTTGACAGGAATTATATCAGCCCTTGTTATACGACAGTCCTTGGCTTGCTTAAAAGTGAGGCGAGGAAAGTGAAAGAAGGGGGAACCTCCAGCAAAACCCACCGGGATAATCCCCGGAGGCAAGAAAATGGACCGGTTTCCAAGGTAAAGCGATTTTTTAGGACTTTGTTTTAA
- a CDS encoding tyrosine recombinase, translated as MSIEADSQLVEDYCDYLMLQRRLSRATVAVYSQEIGFFLAYLRASSLDVETVPVLEIEKYLSHSRQDRDLSARTLARNLSSLRSFFIFLQIGKIRKDNPVLHLGSPKIGTRFPAVATVSEVDRLLDSIDSSNNLGYRDRTLFELIYSCGLRVSEACDLSVGDYAIRSLRVLGKRNKMRLVPVGEIAQDYVNCYLADIRPALVKGNLSEKALFVGRNGHKLTRQAVFKRFEMYCDAIGLVAKVHTLRHSFATHLLEGGADLRSVQELLGHSDIKTTQIYTHVHTDDLKKAYDTFHGNPKEETE; from the coding sequence ATGTCTATCGAGGCTGACAGCCAACTGGTAGAGGATTACTGTGATTACCTTATGTTGCAGCGGAGGCTCTCTCGGGCAACCGTTGCAGTCTACTCACAGGAGATAGGCTTTTTTCTGGCCTATCTGCGTGCCTCCTCACTGGATGTCGAAACGGTCCCTGTACTGGAAATCGAGAAGTACCTGTCCCATTCCAGGCAAGACAGGGACCTGTCAGCAAGGACGCTGGCAAGAAACCTTTCTTCCCTTCGTTCTTTTTTCATATTCCTGCAGATAGGGAAAATCAGGAAAGACAATCCGGTCCTGCATCTGGGAAGCCCTAAAATCGGAACCCGTTTTCCTGCTGTAGCAACCGTCTCTGAGGTTGACCGTCTTTTGGACAGCATCGATAGTTCGAACAATCTCGGATACCGTGACCGTACCCTGTTCGAGCTTATCTATTCCTGTGGGCTACGGGTCAGCGAGGCCTGCGACCTGTCGGTAGGCGATTATGCAATCCGTTCGCTACGGGTCCTGGGCAAGCGGAACAAGATGCGCCTCGTCCCGGTAGGCGAGATAGCCCAGGACTATGTAAACTGTTACCTTGCCGATATCCGACCGGCCCTGGTGAAGGGAAACCTCAGCGAAAAGGCCTTGTTTGTCGGTAGAAATGGGCATAAACTCACCCGGCAGGCCGTATTCAAACGATTCGAGATGTATTGTGACGCAATTGGCCTGGTTGCCAAGGTCCATACGTTACGGCATAGTTTTGCCACGCATCTGCTGGAAGGTGGGGCTGATCTCCGTTCGGTCCAAGAGTTGCTTGGCCATAGTGATATCAAGACAACACAAATCTATACACATGTACACACAGATGATCTCAAGAAGGCATATGATACCTTCCATGGGAATCCAAAAGAGGAAACCGAATGA